atcgagCTGGATCTCGAGATTCCTGCTGGCCGTGGCCAGCTTACAAATGTCGAGGGTCTCCTGACGACTGTCATCGAGGATCTGGAGATGGGACAAGAGGCGCGAAAGGAGCAGGCTCCTGAGGTGTACATTAAGGTTGCTGAGATTATCGCCAAGGGTCGCGCCATGTTGTTGGGTGACGCCTTTCCCTTCCGTGTCTGGGTCGATGACCCTGCCGGAAACTCGTTCATTGCCCCTGATCTCAAGGATGGTGTTGGAAAGTGGGAGAAGCACGAATATGCCCGAACTGCTGAACAGAACGCCGCCCTTGGTCTCTCTGACTCCGATGCCAACGCTCAGCAACCGCAAAACCCTGGCTTGACGGCTGATGGTGAAATCATCCCCAACGAAGTCTACAGCTTCCCCGCGACATGCCCTGGCTGCATGCATCCTTGTACTACACACATGAAGATGGTCGATATTCCCCACTTCAAGCAGGTAGTTCTCATGTCCACTGTCTGTGACGACTGCGGCTACCGCTCCAACGACGTCAAGACAGGTGGTGAAATTcctgagaagggcgagaagaTTATCCTTGAAGTCAGCGACGGTGCTGACTTGGCACGCGATATTCTCAAGAGTGAGACTTGCGGCCTTGAGTGCCCCGAGCTTAAGCTCCAGGTCAACCCCGGTACCCTGGGTGGCCGCTTCACCACTGTTGAAGGTCTCCTGACCCAGGTCCGGGGTGATCTTCACTCTCAGATCTTCGAGGCCGACGGCTCGGGCCAGGGTGGTGACTCCCTTGCCAGCGACGAGAAGTCTCAGTGGACCGCCTTTTTTGACGGCCTTGACGCCGCCATTCGTGGCGAGAAGCCCTTCACAATTGTCCTTACCGACCCCTTCGCCAGCAGCTACGTTCAGCCTCTCGTAGACCCGCCTGCTCCCGACCCCAAGATTCACCGTGAGAACTATGCCCGcacagatgaggaagaggaggagcttggtcTCAAGGACATGAAATTGGAAAACTACGGagagcaggaggaggaaaagaaggaggaagagggaaaggagACCCAGACTACCACTGAGAGGTAGCACTTGATATGGCCCTCCTTTCCAGTTTTTCCTTTAAAAAGTCCAGCCTATAGATGAAGCAATGATTACACCGTTACGATTCAATGTGTTTCCTCAAATCCGTTCATACGGGGAAGCAGTTCCTGTTCCAGCACCATTACCTTCGTTGGCAATGCCCACGATGAGGGTAGGGTTATTGTAAGGGAGAATGATACTAACACAGAAAGATGAAAGGATAGAAAAATACAGAACTGGATAAATCCGATTTTGAAGGCATTCTTGAGATAAACGCGCGGCAACTTGGCCTCTCTGGCGATTATAGAGACATACTCAGGGCCGAAACAGGTGAAAGCTACGATCTAAAGGGAGTTGATGAACTCTTGGGGCCTTCCAAAATATCCTCCGTCTGTTATGCACTCTATAAAAAGCCTGGATTGCTCTTTGCGTCGTGTTGGGAATTACAATCGACCATTGTGATGAAGGTGACGAAGAATacggtgaagaagagaacaacCTTGACAATTCAGAGCCAAAAGTCAGCTTCGCCGAGCCATTTCTTTACACCCATGTTTATATCACTAGGATTTAAAGGTTGATAGGAATAGGGGGGAGTATGCGGGTTTAGGTAGAGTATTGTTCAGGGGCGGCATCTCGCTCTGTAAAGGGTCGGAAAGCTCGTAGCTCGTATATATCCTGGACATCGTTGACCAGATCCAATGCCAAACACACTATTCTCCAACGTTCCATCAAAGTTAGAAAGCCACGCTGTCATGTTTGAGTTGGAAATAGCAACCGAACGCGTCGTTATTATGCCGCCGTTCTCCAAATAAGTAGTCTTGTATCAAGCATCGTCCCCTGGGTCAGCTTGTCCCGTCGTCGGGGTCAGCAACCGAACTCAAATTGTTTAGggtccttctccaacattgATTCCCCTCTTTACCCCAAGAATTGACTTCTGATCTTCGAAAGCTGCGCTCGCGATAGCATTTCGGGGTTCAGAGCCGATCGGAATCGAAGCCGAGCCTAGATACAGAGTGTACCGTCTGATGGCTAGTGAGCTCGGGATCAACTATCAAGACACTACCTCAGCCGTACACCATTCCTCCCAAGGAAACCTTTTTGCAAGTCTTGCATGAGAATCAAAGCGGAGGGGAGCGGGATGTGAAGCTATCGATATACACACAAGTGGAAGCGTTAtgaggatgctgatgatACCTTTATGCTGTACCAGATGATAAGAGAAAAACAGCTGACAGCCTACTGTGTAATCAATATATCATGCCTCTATATGATTTAATATGCCATGCAGTTATTCATGAACAAACTTTGTACGGGGTGTCGATGTATGTCAAGAAGCACACGCCTTGCTTGGTTGTCATGGAGGCAGGCTTCTTAGCTTGAACAAGGACATCTTCAGTGATAGATG
This genomic interval from Fusarium verticillioides 7600 chromosome 1, whole genome shotgun sequence contains the following:
- a CDS encoding zinc finger protein, encoding MDSTTKRRLDFQDSNPADKKLKMATEDTTKQTPEEFFQSIGDKVNKLAPAAVDAQNADDDERAVEEIESLCMNCGKNGVTRLLLTAIPYFREVVIMSFSCEHCHTQNNEIQAAGTVQPKGTHYELRLTDLADFSRQVVKSDTSTVKFIELDLEIPAGRGQLTNVEGLLTTVIEDLEMGQEARKEQAPEVYIKVAEIIAKGRAMLLGDAFPFRVWVDDPAGNSFIAPDLKDGVGKWEKHEYARTAEQNAALGLSDSDANAQQPQNPGLTADGEIIPNEVYSFPATCPGCMHPCTTHMKMVDIPHFKQVVLMSTVCDDCGYRSNDVKTGGEIPEKGEKIILEVSDGADLARDILKSETCGLECPELKLQVNPGTLGGRFTTVEGLLTQVRGDLHSQIFEADGSGQGGDSLASDEKSQWTAFFDGLDAAIRGEKPFTIVLTDPFASSYVQPLVDPPAPDPKIHRENYARTDEEEEELGLKDMKLENYGEQEEEKKEEEGKETQTTTER